CACCCGAGGGCGTCCCGCTCCGCTGGGTCGAGCGCATGTCACGGGCACTCATTACGCTGGGCTGGCGCTACAACTCCGACCGGATGGTGATGGATTACGTGCGTGAGTATTACCTGCGTGCGGCCGGCACGCTGACCGCGGCCTATCCCGAAGGCCACGAATAGACGCGCCCTAGCTCAGCAATCCCTCATAGAGCCTGCCGTAGTGGCGGGCGGCATCCTCCCAGGTAAAGCGCTGGGCCATGGCGCGCTGCTGCGCCGCGCGCCAGAGTTCTGGCTCGTCGTTGAAGACGCTCACCGCGCGGCTTACGGCCTCGACGAGCGGGCGCTCATCGGCGAGTCCCACGAAGGTAAAGCCCGTGCCGCCTTCATCGCCCAGATCCGAGACCGTATCCACGAGCCCGCCCGTGCGGTGGACAATGGGCAGGGTGCCGTAGCGCATGGCGTAGAGCTGGGTAAGCCCGCAGGGCTCGAAGCGCGAAGGCATGACGATTGCGTCGCAGCCGGCTGTCATGAGGTGCGCAAGCTCCTCGCTGAAGCCGATCCACACGGCGACATTGTGCGGCAGCGCGGCGCGCAGCGACTCGATGTCGCGGATGTAGGAGGGCTCGCCCGAGCCCAGGAATACCAGGTCTGCGCCGCGGTCCACCATCTCGCGGGCGCCGCGGGCCATCAGGTCAATACCCTTCTGCCAGGTCAGGCGGCTCACCATGCCGATAAGCGGGCGATGCGAGGGCGGCAACCCCAGGCGCGCGCGCAGCGCACTCTTGTTCTCCAGTTTGTGTTGCATGGAGTCATGGTCGAATCCGCGCGGCAGATAGGGATCGGTTGCGGGATTCCATGTTTCGTAGTCGGCGCCGTTGAGCACGCCGTGGATCGCACCCGCGCGTGAGCGCAGCAGCTCGTGGATTCCCTGGCCCTGATCGGGTTGCAGGATCTCGCGCGCATAGGTGGGGCTCACCGTCGTGATGCGGTCCGCCCAGGCCACGCCGGCCTTGAGAAAATTCACCCCGCCGCAGTCTTCCAGACCGTCGGCGCGCCACGCGCGCTCCCACTGGGAGGCGGTCAGTCCCATCCAGTCGGCTTCCCAGTGGCCGAAGCGGCCCTGGTAGGCGAGGTTGTGAATCGTGAACACGCGCTTTGGCGGCCCGCCCACCGGCGGGAAGAGTTCGAGGAGCAGGGGCGCCAGCGCGGTCTGCCAGTCGTTGGCATGAACGATGGCGGGCGGCCGCTCGCTGCGGCGGGCCAGCTCGCACACGGCGCGGGTGAAGAAGATGAAACGCCGCGCATTGTCGGCAAACTCGCGATGCCCGTCGTCATAGAGGGGAAGGCGCGCGAAGAACTCGTCGCATTCTATCAACGTGATGCGCAGCCCGCTGGGCTCGGTCCGGCTGAGCAGGCGGGCAGGGACCCGCGCGGGCCCTAGGGGTACGGCCAGGTTGCCGCCCTCGTGGGAGAATCCCTCACGGTTCATCGCCCCGTAGGCAGGCAGGAAAACGCGCACCGGATAACCCAGCCGGGCCAGTGCCGGGGGCAGGCCGCCCATCACATCGCCCAGACCGCCGGTCTTTGCCAGCGGTGTCATCTCGGAGGCAAGAATCCAGATCTCGGACTTCACTTGGCGTCCTCCGACAAAAACTCCAGCGAAAGTGAGGGCGCGTCGCCGAGCTTCGCAAGCGTCGCCGCATCCCAGCACAGCGAGAAGATGGTTCCCTGATAGACGCGCTCGAAGGCATTTTCAGAGCGCTGGAGCGTTTCGACAGGCGCGGTCGACAGCAGCGCCCCGCTGCCGGTGAACTCCACGCGAAGGGCAAACCCGATGTGGGTATCGCGCAGCACGAAGGCGCTCGCCGCCAGCGGATCGAGCGCGCTGCCGGGGATCACTTCGTGAGTCTTGCCCGCGCTCTCGATGACGAGCGTGCGGCCGGGCGCCTCGGGCGTGAGCAGGCTCAGGCACAGCATCACACCGAAGCAAGCATTCTTCTCGATTTCCTGAATCTTCCACGCGCAGGCAAGGCGCGTCTTGCTCTCGAAGGCGACGCGCTTTTCAAAGCGTGCGCCCCCGGCGCTGCCGCTTCCCACAAAGCCCGCACCCTCGATACGCCAGTCCTTGAGCGGCGCGTTCGCGCGGTTCATCCCGGCGAAGGCGCCAAGCCCGGCCGCGCCCGGAGCGTGCTCGGCGGTGAACTCGCGCAAGCTGCGCAGCGGCAGTTTGTCGAAGTGGTAGTCGGCCAGCGCCTCTTTCTCGATGCCCACGGCATGCTCGTGGGGGGAGGCCACCCCGTCGCTGTCGCTGCTTTTGTGGGTGATGTCGGCGCCGCTGTGATAGCTCTCGCGCCAGCG
This window of the Chrysiogenia bacterium genome carries:
- the glgA gene encoding glycogen synthase GlgA, translated to MKSEIWILASEMTPLAKTGGLGDVMGGLPPALARLGYPVRVFLPAYGAMNREGFSHEGGNLAVPLGPARVPARLLSRTEPSGLRITLIECDEFFARLPLYDDGHREFADNARRFIFFTRAVCELARRSERPPAIVHANDWQTALAPLLLELFPPVGGPPKRVFTIHNLAYQGRFGHWEADWMGLTASQWERAWRADGLEDCGGVNFLKAGVAWADRITTVSPTYAREILQPDQGQGIHELLRSRAGAIHGVLNGADYETWNPATDPYLPRGFDHDSMQHKLENKSALRARLGLPPSHRPLIGMVSRLTWQKGIDLMARGAREMVDRGADLVFLGSGEPSYIRDIESLRAALPHNVAVWIGFSEELAHLMTAGCDAIVMPSRFEPCGLTQLYAMRYGTLPIVHRTGGLVDTVSDLGDEGGTGFTFVGLADERPLVEAVSRAVSVFNDEPELWRAAQQRAMAQRFTWEDAARHYGRLYEGLLS
- a CDS encoding DUF1926 domain-containing protein, translating into RWRESYHSGADITHKSSDSDGVASPHEHAVGIEKEALADYHFDKLPLRSLREFTAEHAPGAAGLGAFAGMNRANAPLKDWRIEGAGFVGSGSAGGARFEKRVAFESKTRLACAWKIQEIEKNACFGVMLCLSLLTPEAPGRTLVIESAGKTHEVIPGSALDPLAASAFVLRDTHIGFALRVEFTGSGALLSTAPVETLQRSENAFERVYQGTIFSLCWDAATLAKLGDAPSLSLEFLSEDAK